The sequence below is a genomic window from Sphingobacterium sp. ML3W.
GGCTATTGGGTTAGTCAAATAAAAATTGGAGTTCAAGTGTAATGGAAACTGAATTAGTAAAAGGGAATAAACAGGAAGAGATTAAGAGAAATACGTCGAAAGTTTATTTTTTTATAATAGCAATAGCAGCTTTAGTTGTTACGAATGTTTATTTTTATGTAAAGTTTAAGTCTTCAGGAGAGAAGGTATATGCACTTACAGTCGAAAAAGAAAATCTCGAAGTAGAGATTGATCGGATTGAGGCCGAGCTGGATAAAATGAAAATAGAGAATGTTCAATTATCTCCTCCCTTAGTCGAAAAAGAATTAGATGCTAGAAATAAAATTGTCGATTTACGAGCTAAATTAGCTCGGAAAGAGCTATCACAATCTGATATTGATTATGCGCAATCAACAATTACCTCCTTAAAAAGTGAGGTTGCATATTTTACCTTAGATGTCAACAGGTTGATACAGGAAAATAAAATATTGGCGGAAAAGAATGACCTATTGCAGAAAGAAGTCTCTGAGTCATCCAATAAGATTTCAGATTTAAAAAATTCGAATCTAAATTTAGCGTCAAAAGTAAATGTTGCAGCTGCACTTAAGGTTTCAAATATAGCTGTTTATGGTCTTCAAGAAAAGCGAAATAAGAAGCTTGAAATTGAAGAGAGAGCTAAAAGAGTGGATAAACTCAGTGTCAATTTTACTATAGCTGATAATACTTTGGCTAAAGAAGGAAAAAAAGATGTTTTCGTCAGAATTATTGATCCTCAAGGAAATTTAATCGTCAATCAGGACGGTAATACATTCTATGCTCATGGAGAAAAGCTTCAATTCACTTTTAAAGATAGTCTTCAATTCACAAATCATGGAGAAGAATATACGCTCTACTGGACTGGCGATAATAAATTTGTAAAAGGAGCATATACTGTCCTTCTATATTCAGATAATGCTATTATGGGAAGATCAACAGTCGTATTAAAGTAATTATAACAATATCTTTTATTGCTAACGGTGAATATTATAAAATAAGGAGCACATAGAATATGTGCTCCTTATTTGTTTTTCAGCTTAGTTCAATGACTATTTCTATAACATCGTACCCTAATTAGTCTTGTATTTTGGTAAGACGATATAGAATGTCGTTCCATGTTCTTCTATGGACTCAAATTGTACGGTTCCACCCATTGCCTCAATAGTTTTCTTGACAAATACCAGTCCTAATCCAGTTCCAGAACTTTTTGTTGTAAAATTAATCTCGAATATTTGTGCTCGCATATCTTGAGGTATACCAAGGCCATTATCTTTTATTTTAACGAGGTATGTTTCATTTACTCCATCCGATATACTAATATCTATCTTAATTCTTCTTTTACCGAAACCTGCTTCTATAGCATTCTTCAATAAATTATTAAACGTTCTTAATAATTGGTCGCGATCTGCCTCTACAAATAAGTAGGCATCATTCGTTAGGTTCGTTAACCTAATTTGAGCTTGTGGATTTTGAATATATACACCGATGGATTTATTCAGTTTTTCCAGTAGGTTTACTTTTTCATATTTGGTGTCAGGCAATTTTGCAAAGGCAGAAAACTCTTTCGCAATATGGGTAAGACTATTGATTTGTTCAATAAAAGATGCCGTAATTCGCTTAAAACGTTCCTCAAATTTGACATCATTGTCATGGTATGATTTTGTTAATTGCTGAATTCCAAGTTTCATTGGTGTCAAAGGGTTTTTGATTTCATGGGCTACCTGTTGTGCCATTTCACGCCAGGTGGACTCGCGTTCGTTATCTTTAATTTTATTTGCATAGTCCCCTAGTTTCAATATCATAAGGTTATATTCCTTAATCAGTCCACCTATCTCATCATTTCGCTGCCAAAATAGAGGTTCATTTTGTTGGCCTAAATTAGTTTGAGCAAGTTTTTTACTAATTAGATTTAATGGCTCGGTTATTTTGTTAGCAACAAATGCAGCATAAAAACCAAAACCGATAATGATCAGTGAATAGATATTGATTAATGTATTTAAAAGAAGATTCTTATTTAAGTTATCATCCCTTTGGGCATTAAAATTAGGAATACCTAAGTAAGCGATAGTTGCATAGTTCTCATCCCGAATTGTTGCATAGCTCGATTCATATTTAAAATCTCCGACACGTTCATCTTCAATAGTTTCAGATTTTTTCAAAAGTGATAACTTTCTAAATGCATTTGCATTCATAAAAGTAGATAAGATGTTTAGATCATAAATTTTTGGTTGCGAGCTATAGAGTAAACGGCCTGATTTTGAGTAAAGTGAAAAGTCTTTGGAGAGTGATTCGGATAATAACTTTAGGTAATAAATGAGACGCTCTTCTCTTTCTTCAGCAGTAGCAGCAGTACTGACAATATTTTCTAATCTTTTGCTTATATCCATGACAGATTTCTCTCTTTCCAAAGTATTATTATAAGACAGTTGCATATTGATACTGATGAAAGATATAATACCCGATATCAATATGGCCAAAATGATAGAAGATATAAATAGCGTTTGGATTCTTGAACTATATTGGATGCTATTGACTAAATAAAGATAGTGATATTTTAAACTTCTAACTTTGAAAGATTTATTTTTTAATATTTTACAACCATAAGCGATGATGGAATAGAAAGAAAAAAAGATAAAAATAACCAAGAAAAGAAATGATGCCGTCGCTAAGTATTCCCATGCTGTTTCTTTAGGATTACTCACTAAAAATGTTGTATGACTATTGGGTCTATACATGACATGGAAATATTTATCATCAGTATCTAGATTGATGTATTCTCCTACCTTATTGGGATAAGCATTGTCATGGCTTGGATAGTTATATTTTCCATACTGAGTGATTAAATTTCCATCTTTAAATAAGCCAATTGAACTATTATTAAAAGACGCTACCTCAATGTTATTTAATCTGGAATCAACTAATATCTCTGGATATGGTACACTATTATTAAAAGATCTATTTTTTAGATTAAGATATAGAGATACTGTATTTTGTTGATCGATTGGAAGATTGATTATCGAAAAATACTCATGAGTCCCCAGTTCACTGTTTAATCTGTAAAAATTATTGCTGATTTTTAGTGAATTTTTTATTACCTTTTCTCTATACTCTTCAATTTTATTGTTTTTGTAACGTCCTAATTCCTTATTATTATGATAATAAAATCCCATGAATTCATACTTGGAAAGATATCCACTCAGATATTTTTGCTCAATATATTCATTTATGGTTTGTGTGTTGGTATTTGGTAAACTGATTTTAAATAGATGTTTTAGCTGCGCATCCTCTAAGATATCCTTTTCTATTTCAGTATACAGAGAAACAGCGTTGATATCATCCTCAGCCTCTAAATTACTTATGAAAAGCCTCATATTATCAAGCTTCTTCATTTTGTAGAAATGCCCATGATATATGGAAAAAATCACAGATAACAGGATGATAACGACGATGTGAGTAGCAAGTCTATATCGAGATTTTAATAACGAATTGAAAGATCTAATCAATATAATCAACGCTAATAGGATATTTACTAAACCATTATTCTCTTTTAATAATGTACCTATTAGAATAAATAAAATGAGGCAACTAAGGTGAATATTGATTAAAATGGTATCAGATATTTTCAATTTCCTGATTACAGAAGTGACTATATCAATATATAAAATGAGCGTAATTAAGCTTAAGCATAATATGAATAAGTCAATCCAAGTAAACATGTTTAATTCCACCAATTTAGTGAAATCTACAGCAGTAGTTGTTGAATGTGTAATAAGAGTACCTAAAGTTCTATAAAGTACCGTAAAGAAGAAGTAAATACTCAGTATCGCGATTACCGTAAACACAATCTTTGGTACTTTATTTTTAATATACCTTTCTATACTGAACTTAACTTTGATACTATGTAGGAAAAGAATAAATAGAAAGCAGAATATTACGGTTATAAGTAGCCCCCAAATATTGGGAAACATATTATTGTAGGCATAATTTTTAGGGTTGAAGATACTCAAATTAGCATGAATGCTGAGCCAATTGGAGTTAAGATCGATATACCGTAATATAACTAGAGAAGTTAGGTAAAGAATGACGCCAAGTATTGTCTTTCCTTTATTTACAAGATGTTTAGAAATACTATAGCTCAATGTAATAAAACATATTGCGGCCAATATCCAAGATAATGTTTGCAAGATGCTAAATATGTTCTGCACTTGCCCAGCTTTAAGCTTTATGGAAAATAGGTAGATTTTGTTTTTACTATAAATATTTTTAATGTTACCAATATCCTTATAATCGGCAATTTCGATGTTATTACTTTTGGAAATTAAAGGTGAGAACGCTTTTGTGAAATATTCATTATTGATGTTGAAATATTTTTTTATTGTAACATAGGCTAGTACAGTAGTGTTGCCGATCTCCTTTTTTTTAACGATAAATGTCCGATCGTTAGTAGTGATGTAATTGATTGTGTTTTTAAGACCACCATCGGTTAGCGGTACAAATATATTAGAACTCCAGAGAAGAAGCTCATGGTTTTTAAAAATAAAAAGTTTTATCCCTTCTTCTTTATCATATTTTTCTAATATGCGATAAGATTGGTCAGGATATTTTTCGGCATTTTTAAAAGTTTTTAAAATAATTGGATCCGTGAATAAATGATCGATTAAATCTTCTTTTTCATGGATCTTTGACTCCAAGTTGGCTGTCTCGAAATTTAAAATGTCTTTATCCGATACAACATTCTGTAATGTAATAGCTGTAACGATAAAGCTTAACGTTAGCAGTATAAGTAAAAGTCTTATTTTCGAGGATACAGGCACTTTATAATCTTTATTTTGACAGTGAATAGATATATAAATATATAAAAAAAGTCCTTACAAAAAGATTGTAAGGACTTATCTATAAAGTGATATTTTTTATCCGTGGATATCTTCCTCTTTGAATAATTTTGCACCTAAGTACTCACGATTCATACGAGCGATATTTGTTAATTTAATACCTTTAGGACATTCTGCTTCACAAGCACCAGTGTTAGTACAGTTACCAAAGCCTTCTGCATCCATTTGGTCAACCATCGCTTGAGCACGTTCATAACGCTCTGTTTGACCTTGTGGTAACAAAGCAAACTGAGATATCTTAGCAGAAACGAACAACATTGCCGATGCGTTTTTACATGCAGCAACGCAAGCACCACAGCCGATACAAGTAGCCGATTCGAAAGCCTCATCAGCAATACGTTTTGGTATCAAAATGTTATTAGCATCTTGTGCACCACCTGTGTTGACATTTGTATAACCACCTGCCTGTTGAATACGGTCAAATGATGTACGATCTACCGCTAAATCTTTTAAAACAGGGAAGGCTGCCGCTCTCCAAGGCTCAATAACAATTGTTTGTCCATCATGAAATGAACGCATGTGCAATTGACACGTTGTGATGCCGTATTTAGGTCCGTGAGGACGTCCATTAATCACTAATGAACACATTCCACAGATTCCCTCGCGACAGTCGTGATCAAAGTAAATTGGATCTTCGCCTTTACGCGTCAATTCATCATTGACAATATCAAGCATTTCTAAGAATGACATATCATCAGCGATATCATTTGCTTGTACAGTTACGAATTGACCTTTAGATTTATCGTTTTTTTGACGCCAAACTTTTAGCGTTAAATTCATATGTGCACTCATAATAATAATATTGAGTCTATCACTGACTACCCGCAGGTAGTCAGATGATATTATTTATAACTTCTTTGTGTTAATTTAACGTTTTCGAAAACTAACGCCTCTTTGTGAAGAACTTCTGGTTGGCTTTCACCTTTGAATTCCCAAGCAGAAACATAAGTAAACTCTTCGTCGATACGTAGCGCTTCACCTTCTGCCGTTTGCGACTCTAAGCGGAAGTGACCTCCACAAGATTCTCTACGGTTCAATGCATCATCAACCATCAATTCACCTAATTCGATGAAATCTGCAACACGACCAGCTTTTTCAAGGGACATGTTTAATTCCTCATTTTCACCTAAAACTTTTGCGTTCGACCAGAACTCTTTTTTCAAGTTTTGAATCAATCCTTTAGCTTTCGTTAAACCTATTTCAGTACGAGCCATACCACAGTATTCCCACATGATCAAGCCCAATTCTTTATGGATATCATCTACCGTTTTAGTACCATTCAAAGCTAATAAAGCATTGATTCTTATTTCAACCTCTTTACGAGTAGCTTCAAAAGCAGGATGGTTTTTATCAACAGGAGCAAATGAACCTAAATTAGCCAAATAATCTCCAACAGTATAAGGGATAACAAAGTAACCATCAGATAACCCTTGCATCAACGCAGAAGCACCTAAACGGTTCGCTCCGTGATCAGAGAAATTACATTCTCCTAATGCATATAATCCAGGTACTGTTGTCATTAAATTGTAATCAACCCATACACCACCCATTGTATAGTGAACAGCAGGGTAGATACGCATTGGTTGCTTGTAAGGATTCTCGTCTGTAATTTGGTAATACATATCAAACAAGTTACCGTATTTTTCACGTACAGCATCTTCACCTAAACGACCGATAGCGTCTGCGAAGTCCAAGAATACAGCAACACCGGTTTTACCAACACCACGTTTATCATCTACCGCTTCTTTAGCATTACGAGAAGCAACGTCACGAGGTACCAAGTTACCAAATGATGGATATTTACGTTCTAAGAAGTAATCTCTATCATCTTCTTTAATATCAACAGCCTTTAATTCTCCTTTTTGTAATTTCTGTGCTAACTCAACTGTTTTCGGAACCCAAACACGACCGTCATTACGCAATGATTCTGACATCAAGGTTAATTTCGACTGGTGATCTCCGGTAACTGGAATACAAGTAGGGTGAATTTGTGTATAACAGGGGTTAGCAAATAAAGCACCACGTTTGTGAGCTCTCCATGCAGCTGTTACATTACAACCCATTGCATTTGTTGAAAGGAAAAATACGTTACCATATCCACCTGTACATAGCAATACGGCATGACCTTCGTGAGATTCGATTTTACCGGTAACTAAGTCACGAGTCACGATACCACGAGCCTGACCATCAATTTTAACAAGGTCAAGCATCTCATGACGTGTGTATGATTTTACTTTACCTTTATGGATTTGACGGTTTAATGCTGAATACGCACCTAACAATAATTGTTGTCCAGTTTGTCCACGTGCATAGAAAGTACGAGATACTTGAGCACCACCAAATGAACGGTTATCTAATAAACCGCCATATTCGCGAGCAAAAGGAACTCCTTGAGCAACACACTGATCGATAATGTTATTCGACACCTCAGCTAAACGATATACGTTTGCTTCACGTGCACGATAATCACCACCTTTAATTGTATCATAGAATAAACGATAAACCGAATCACCGTCATTTTGATAATCTTTTGCAGCATTAATACCACCTTGTGCAGCGATTGAGTGCGCACGACGAGGTGAATCTTGATAACAGAAAGTCTTTACATTGTAACCTAATTCTGCTAAAGATGCAGCTGCTGAAGCTCCCGCTAATCCTGTACCAACAACGATAATTGTAAATTTACGTTTGTTAGCAGGGTTAACCAGCTTCATTTCAAATTTATGTTTTGACCATTTCTGGGCCAATGGACCCGCTGGTACTTTTGAATCTAACATATCTTATATTTTATTTATTAGATAGGGTATAGCACCGCTATCCTAAAATATTGTTAACGGAAATAGAAATATAATGGCATCGCTGCAAAAAGAATTGGAACAATAACTCCAAATACCCATACACCAATAAATTGAACCAATCCAATGTATCTTTTGTGATTGAATCCAACGGTCTGAAAAGCAGACTGAAAACCATGAATTAAGTGAAATGCTAAAGCAGCCATTGCGATTACATATAATGCTACTAATGCAACATTTTTAAACGCATAGTCAACTTGCTTGTACAAGTCACGTGCTTTTATAACTTCAACACCATTTTCGACAATTACAGAGTAATCATGAAAATCTGAAGCTTGGATTTCTTGATGTGTCGTAACTCCTGTCGATAAATCTGTACGATATTCGATGTAAGGTGTTTGGTCATTATGGTACTTCCACCAAAAATTTGACATGTGCGTCGCCAAGAATACCAAGATAATAGTACCTAAAATACCCATGTTGCGTGAGTTCCATTTGCTGTTAGCACTTCCATCATAAGATGCATATCCAATAGGACGTGCAGCCTTATTTTTTAATGAAATCACGATTGCATAAATCACGTGAATGATCACGGAAGCATACAATAAATAAGACACCACCTTAATAGGTGTAAAATGCGTCATGAAATAGGCGTACTGGTTGAACGCTAAACCCGCGTCATCTTTAAATAACTGCAAGTTTCCAATCAAGTGAACTATTAGGAACGTACATAAGAAAAGTCCCGTTAAGCTCATGATTAGCTTCTTCCCTATAGAAGAACTTAAAACTGGCTTTGATTTACTCATTATCCTTTGTAATTTAATTTAATTAGGCAAATTTACCATTTGATATTAAATATGATACAATTTTGACATGAAAAGAAGTAATTTAGAACTATTCTAAATCGTAAACTAAAAAGGCTCGTTATTTTTTTAATAACGAGCCTTTTATAATTAGTCTGGAATGGGTTATATGCTAAATAGTCGGTATCCCAATCCGATGCTCCACATATTGATTTTTGTCTTTTCAGTGGTGCCTTTTTGGATATTATTTAAGCCTAGTTCATAGCGTAAATCAACACGTAGACTAGAAACATCAACACCCGCTCCAAAAGCCCAAGAAGTTGAATTCTTTTTGTAATTCGAAGCCTGTAAGTGGGCGCCTATATTTTTATCCTGTTTCTCGTCAACTACAAATGAAAAAACGGGTCCCGTATTAATTCTAGCTCCGATTGGACCTAAACCAAAACGTTTGCCTAATAATACTGGAATGTCAACAGATGTAAATTTTACATCAGTACTTTCCCCTCCGTCTGTCGTTGAGACAACTTTTGTATTTTTACCAGTAATGTAAATTTCAGGTTGTACATGAAATCCTAAGACTCCAACACGACCATACAATCCAGCTTGATAGCCGGTTTTATTATCTGAGTTGAAATATTTTCCATCATTTTTCAATTGCGTAAAATTAAGGGCTCCTTTTAAACCAACTTCGACACCTGGTAGTAATTGGGCATTAGCGGTAGCAACACTACCACAAATGAATAGCAATGCAGGTAAAATTTTCTTCATAACTTTATTTTCTATTTAAATTGTATCTTTAACTGAACTTTTAGTAAGTTGTAAAAATATATACAAATTTTATACCTAAAAAATGTTAATGCTCAAAATAACACAATCTGATTGGATTACGGCAAAAGAAAAAATAAAAAGAAAATATAACCATCTTACTGATTTAGACTTGCATTTCGATGAAAATCAAGAAGAAATATTGATAAATCATTTAATGAATCGTCTAAATAGAGATCGTGA
It includes:
- a CDS encoding ATP-binding protein; this encodes MESKIHEKEDLIDHLFTDPIILKTFKNAEKYPDQSYRILEKYDKEEGIKLFIFKNHELLLWSSNIFVPLTDGGLKNTINYITTNDRTFIVKKKEIGNTTVLAYVTIKKYFNINNEYFTKAFSPLISKSNNIEIADYKDIGNIKNIYSKNKIYLFSIKLKAGQVQNIFSILQTLSWILAAICFITLSYSISKHLVNKGKTILGVILYLTSLVILRYIDLNSNWLSIHANLSIFNPKNYAYNNMFPNIWGLLITVIFCFLFILFLHSIKVKFSIERYIKNKVPKIVFTVIAILSIYFFFTVLYRTLGTLITHSTTTAVDFTKLVELNMFTWIDLFILCLSLITLILYIDIVTSVIRKLKISDTILINIHLSCLILFILIGTLLKENNGLVNILLALIILIRSFNSLLKSRYRLATHIVVIILLSVIFSIYHGHFYKMKKLDNMRLFISNLEAEDDINAVSLYTEIEKDILEDAQLKHLFKISLPNTNTQTINEYIEQKYLSGYLSKYEFMGFYYHNNKELGRYKNNKIEEYREKVIKNSLKISNNFYRLNSELGTHEYFSIINLPIDQQNTVSLYLNLKNRSFNNSVPYPEILVDSRLNNIEVASFNNSSIGLFKDGNLITQYGKYNYPSHDNAYPNKVGEYINLDTDDKYFHVMYRPNSHTTFLVSNPKETAWEYLATASFLFLVIFIFFSFYSIIAYGCKILKNKSFKVRSLKYHYLYLVNSIQYSSRIQTLFISSIILAILISGIISFISINMQLSYNNTLEREKSVMDISKRLENIVSTAATAEEREERLIYYLKLLSESLSKDFSLYSKSGRLLYSSQPKIYDLNILSTFMNANAFRKLSLLKKSETIEDERVGDFKYESSYATIRDENYATIAYLGIPNFNAQRDDNLNKNLLLNTLINIYSLIIIGFGFYAAFVANKITEPLNLISKKLAQTNLGQQNEPLFWQRNDEIGGLIKEYNLMILKLGDYANKIKDNERESTWREMAQQVAHEIKNPLTPMKLGIQQLTKSYHDNDVKFEERFKRITASFIEQINSLTHIAKEFSAFAKLPDTKYEKVNLLEKLNKSIGVYIQNPQAQIRLTNLTNDAYLFVEADRDQLLRTFNNLLKNAIEAGFGKRRIKIDISISDGVNETYLVKIKDNGLGIPQDMRAQIFEINFTTKSSGTGLGLVFVKKTIEAMGGTVQFESIEEHGTTFYIVLPKYKTN
- a CDS encoding fumarate reductase/succinate dehydrogenase flavoprotein subunit, translated to MLDSKVPAGPLAQKWSKHKFEMKLVNPANKRKFTIIVVGTGLAGASAAASLAELGYNVKTFCYQDSPRRAHSIAAQGGINAAKDYQNDGDSVYRLFYDTIKGGDYRAREANVYRLAEVSNNIIDQCVAQGVPFAREYGGLLDNRSFGGAQVSRTFYARGQTGQQLLLGAYSALNRQIHKGKVKSYTRHEMLDLVKIDGQARGIVTRDLVTGKIESHEGHAVLLCTGGYGNVFFLSTNAMGCNVTAAWRAHKRGALFANPCYTQIHPTCIPVTGDHQSKLTLMSESLRNDGRVWVPKTVELAQKLQKGELKAVDIKEDDRDYFLERKYPSFGNLVPRDVASRNAKEAVDDKRGVGKTGVAVFLDFADAIGRLGEDAVREKYGNLFDMYYQITDENPYKQPMRIYPAVHYTMGGVWVDYNLMTTVPGLYALGECNFSDHGANRLGASALMQGLSDGYFVIPYTVGDYLANLGSFAPVDKNHPAFEATRKEVEIRINALLALNGTKTVDDIHKELGLIMWEYCGMARTEIGLTKAKGLIQNLKKEFWSNAKVLGENEELNMSLEKAGRVADFIELGELMVDDALNRRESCGGHFRLESQTAEGEALRIDEEFTYVSAWEFKGESQPEVLHKEALVFENVKLTQRSYK
- a CDS encoding succinate dehydrogenase cytochrome b subunit; its protein translation is MSKSKPVLSSSIGKKLIMSLTGLFLCTFLIVHLIGNLQLFKDDAGLAFNQYAYFMTHFTPIKVVSYLLYASVIIHVIYAIVISLKNKAARPIGYASYDGSANSKWNSRNMGILGTIILVFLATHMSNFWWKYHNDQTPYIEYRTDLSTGVTTHQEIQASDFHDYSVIVENGVEVIKARDLYKQVDYAFKNVALVALYVIAMAALAFHLIHGFQSAFQTVGFNHKRYIGLVQFIGVWVFGVIVPILFAAMPLYFYFR
- a CDS encoding porin family protein, translated to MKKILPALLFICGSVATANAQLLPGVEVGLKGALNFTQLKNDGKYFNSDNKTGYQAGLYGRVGVLGFHVQPEIYITGKNTKVVSTTDGGESTDVKFTSVDIPVLLGKRFGLGPIGARINTGPVFSFVVDEKQDKNIGAHLQASNYKKNSTSWAFGAGVDVSSLRVDLRYELGLNNIQKGTTEKTKINMWSIGLGYRLFSI
- a CDS encoding succinate dehydrogenase/fumarate reductase iron-sulfur subunit, which produces MNLTLKVWRQKNDKSKGQFVTVQANDIADDMSFLEMLDIVNDELTRKGEDPIYFDHDCREGICGMCSLVINGRPHGPKYGITTCQLHMRSFHDGQTIVIEPWRAAAFPVLKDLAVDRTSFDRIQQAGGYTNVNTGGAQDANNILIPKRIADEAFESATCIGCGACVAACKNASAMLFVSAKISQFALLPQGQTERYERAQAMVDQMDAEGFGNCTNTGACEAECPKGIKLTNIARMNREYLGAKLFKEEDIHG